From the genome of Streptomyces sp. V1I1, one region includes:
- a CDS encoding BTAD domain-containing putative transcriptional regulator codes for MSVRIGERNAQLGSPKQRALFALLLISAGKVVSVSTIISSLWGAEPPNSVTGTLCSYVSRLRRALGCPAAEERKGTLAIRYEASGYVLDVDPEHTDVSRFQTAVEKGRVLFAQGDLDAARRAMADALELWVGTPYSELAAYDFACMESMRLEQLRLLALQIWADACLGLGQYDEVVWKLDKEVRRNPMLERLGYQLMLAQYHSGQPAEAVLTYERIRSCLATELGTDTSKELQELHQAVLRQDLRPAATAAVTPQPSVPPRAEPLATVAEPADGCGSVPAVTPRRPGRLVGRARELARLRAVAGAAGYGRTLLVVGERGVGKTRLLQEFARDLEAAGTEMIWAYCAGPGETTDRRAWQQVARKLLRTRADRLGTLSDALRDWCGPEGERPGAADSPAGCLIFQALVTTAASAPLVLFLEDLNTADDGTLQLLQWMAREACDTQLLVIATVREHAVSSSPVLRRALARLLQEDTVDNLHLSALSLVDTGAVIAQMHDRPLSWDVVSGVHRRTGGNPYLLTRLLTAVDVLDDPEESLRRVPFALRVVLQSWLADCHTEVMTVLEICAVIGPVIDRRLLTHILQLVGSGADAVHHAFQTGLVLANPADHNDLYFAHGLMREQLLSELDPVRRAQLHHTIAQALSGYPTADGVRGAAGEDIAYHCAQAAQSLDLEEAVQPLIDLADQAERRLQYAAARSWLWRALAILRGCHFEGIPAARLQKRAAWLTSLICG; via the coding sequence ATGTCCGTACGTATTGGTGAACGAAATGCGCAATTGGGTTCACCAAAGCAGCGGGCACTATTCGCATTGCTGCTCATCAGTGCGGGCAAGGTGGTCTCGGTCTCCACCATCATCAGTTCGCTGTGGGGGGCCGAGCCGCCCAACTCCGTGACGGGAACCTTGTGCTCGTACGTCTCGCGTTTGCGCAGGGCGCTGGGCTGCCCGGCAGCGGAGGAGAGGAAGGGCACACTCGCCATACGGTACGAGGCGTCCGGATATGTGCTGGACGTCGATCCGGAGCACACGGACGTCTCCCGTTTCCAGACCGCCGTCGAAAAGGGGCGCGTCCTGTTCGCCCAGGGCGACCTCGACGCGGCGCGCCGGGCGATGGCGGATGCCCTGGAGCTGTGGGTGGGCACGCCCTACAGCGAGCTGGCTGCCTACGACTTCGCCTGCATGGAGTCCATGCGTCTGGAACAGCTGCGGCTGCTGGCCCTGCAGATCTGGGCCGATGCCTGCCTGGGACTGGGGCAGTACGACGAGGTGGTCTGGAAGCTGGACAAAGAGGTCCGCCGCAATCCGATGCTGGAGCGGCTGGGCTACCAGCTGATGCTCGCTCAGTACCACAGCGGCCAGCCCGCGGAGGCCGTGCTGACGTACGAGCGCATCCGTTCGTGTCTCGCCACGGAACTGGGCACCGACACCAGCAAGGAACTGCAGGAACTGCACCAGGCTGTCCTCCGCCAGGACCTGAGGCCCGCGGCCACCGCCGCAGTGACGCCCCAGCCCTCCGTACCGCCGCGGGCCGAGCCGCTTGCCACGGTCGCCGAACCGGCGGACGGCTGTGGCAGCGTCCCTGCGGTGACGCCTCGGCGTCCCGGACGGCTGGTCGGGCGAGCGAGGGAGCTGGCGCGCCTGCGCGCAGTGGCCGGAGCGGCCGGATACGGACGGACCCTGCTGGTGGTCGGTGAACGGGGCGTGGGCAAGACCCGTCTCCTGCAGGAGTTCGCACGGGACCTGGAGGCCGCCGGCACGGAGATGATCTGGGCGTACTGCGCGGGACCGGGGGAGACTACCGACCGCCGTGCCTGGCAGCAGGTCGCCCGCAAGCTCCTCCGGACGCGGGCCGACCGACTGGGCACCCTGTCCGACGCCCTGCGGGACTGGTGCGGTCCGGAGGGCGAGCGGCCCGGTGCCGCCGACTCCCCGGCTGGCTGTCTCATCTTCCAGGCACTGGTCACCACGGCGGCCTCCGCACCCCTGGTGCTGTTTCTGGAGGATCTGAACACGGCCGACGACGGCACCCTGCAACTGCTGCAGTGGATGGCCAGGGAGGCATGCGACACGCAACTGCTGGTCATCGCGACGGTGCGGGAGCACGCCGTCTCCTCCAGCCCCGTGCTACGGCGCGCGCTGGCGCGGCTGCTCCAGGAGGACACGGTGGACAACCTGCACCTTTCGGCTCTGTCCCTCGTTGACACTGGCGCCGTGATCGCCCAGATGCACGACCGTCCCCTGTCCTGGGACGTGGTGTCGGGCGTGCACCGGAGGACCGGCGGGAACCCCTATCTGCTCACCCGGCTGCTGACGGCGGTCGACGTTCTCGACGACCCTGAGGAGTCGTTGCGGCGCGTACCCTTCGCACTGAGGGTGGTGCTCCAGAGCTGGCTCGCCGACTGCCACACCGAGGTGATGACCGTACTCGAAATCTGCGCGGTCATCGGTCCGGTCATCGACCGCCGTCTCCTCACCCACATCCTCCAGCTCGTGGGGAGTGGCGCGGACGCGGTGCACCACGCGTTTCAAACCGGTCTGGTCCTCGCCAATCCCGCTGATCACAACGACCTGTACTTCGCCCACGGACTGATGCGCGAGCAACTGCTGTCCGAGCTGGACCCCGTACGCCGGGCGCAGCTGCACCACACCATCGCCCAGGCGCTGTCCGGGTACCCCACGGCCGACGGGGTGCGCGGCGCGGCCGGCGAGGACATCGCCTATCACTGCGCACAGGCGGCACAGAGCCTCGACTTGGAGGAGGCAGTGCAGCCCCTGATCGATCTGGCCGACCAGGCGGAGCGCCGACTGCAGTACGCCGCGGCGCGATCGTGGCTCTGGCGGGCTCTCGCCATCCTGCGCGGCTGCCACTTCGAAGGGATCCCCGCGGCGCGGCTGCAGAAACGGGCTGCGTGGCTGACCTCTCTGATCTGCGGCTAA
- a CDS encoding nitroreductase family protein — protein MTLFHAGRTASEHTGRLVCHSWTSAPANLLSTTRSVRKRLDLVRLLPLELVKECLAIALQAPTGSNRRTWHWMVVTDPDRRAAIGEFYRQAVQTYSRGSCGILYTEGAERHAVQRRVADSVAYLGDRLDRVSFHIPCLDASAVPEYNEPACGGRSSRPPGVTCSRPGHAASEPAWTTLHLMYEKEIAELFELPDGLIPAALLRPSSPPHIPSARISSPLRGSRWTRCST, from the coding sequence GTGACGCTGTTCCACGCCGGACGAACTGCCTCGGAGCACACCGGGAGACTTGTATGCCACTCCTGGACCTCAGCCCCGGCGAACCTGCTGAGCACCACCCGCTCCGTACGCAAGCGGCTCGACCTCGTACGGCTGCTTCCGCTGGAGCTGGTCAAGGAATGCCTGGCCATCGCGTTGCAGGCGCCCACCGGCAGCAACCGGCGGACCTGGCACTGGATGGTGGTGACCGACCCGGACCGGCGGGCCGCGATCGGCGAGTTCTACCGGCAGGCGGTGCAGACGTACTCGCGGGGCTCCTGTGGCATCCTCTACACCGAGGGCGCCGAACGGCACGCGGTGCAGCGTCGTGTGGCGGACAGCGTCGCCTACCTCGGTGACCGGCTGGACCGGGTGTCGTTCCACATTCCCTGCCTGGACGCGTCAGCGGTACCGGAATACAACGAGCCGGCATGCGGGGGTCGGTCATCCAGGCCACCTGGAGTTACATGCTCGCGGCCCGGGCACGCGGCCTCAGAACCCGCCTGGACGACCCTGCATCTGATGTACGAGAAGGAAATAGCCGAGCTTTTCGAATTGCCCGACGGTCTGATTCCGGCGGCCCTCCTCCGGCCCTCCTCCCCACCGCATATTCCATCGGCACGGATTTCAAGCCCGCTCCGCGGCAGCCGCTGGACTCGGTGCTCCACCTGA
- the gabT gene encoding 4-aminobutyrate--2-oxoglutarate transaminase, with translation MTASAKPARALRRDIVTAIPGPRSQQLMERRHSVVARGVGSALSAYIEAASPGLLHDVDGNTLIDLGSGLGVTSVGNAAPEVAAAVREQASRLTHTCFLASPYEAYVDVCEELARLTPGGHEKRSVLLSTGAEAVENAVKIARAATGRSAVVALDHAYHGRTNLTLGLTARNAPFKQNFGPFTPDIHRIPASYPYRDPEGMTGEQAARRALEALDRQVGGENVAAVVVEPVQGEGGFIVPAAGFLPTLARWCQEHGALFVADEIQSGFCRTGAWFASEHEHVVPDLVVTAKAIAGGLPLSAVTGRAELMDAVQPGGFGGTFGGNPVACAAALASIRLMRDGDLAGRARHIGQVLFVRLGALAARHGALAEVRGRGAMVGVEIVRPDSDRPDAELASRIAAACQARGVLLLTAGTYGNVLRFLPSLVMPDALLSDALDVLEECCVQLIG, from the coding sequence TTGACCGCTTCGGCTAAACCCGCCCGCGCCCTGAGGCGCGACATCGTCACGGCGATACCCGGACCACGCTCTCAGCAATTGATGGAACGGCGCCACTCAGTGGTGGCCCGAGGGGTCGGCAGCGCCCTGTCGGCCTACATCGAGGCCGCGAGCCCCGGCCTGCTGCACGACGTGGACGGCAACACCCTCATCGACCTGGGCTCGGGACTCGGCGTCACCTCCGTGGGCAACGCGGCCCCCGAAGTGGCCGCCGCCGTCCGCGAGCAGGCGTCGCGGCTCACCCACACCTGCTTCCTGGCCAGCCCGTACGAGGCCTACGTCGACGTCTGCGAGGAACTGGCCCGGCTGACTCCGGGCGGGCACGAGAAGCGGTCCGTGCTCCTGAGCACCGGCGCCGAGGCGGTGGAGAACGCCGTCAAGATCGCCCGGGCCGCCACCGGACGGTCGGCTGTCGTGGCGCTGGACCACGCCTATCACGGGCGTACGAACCTGACGCTGGGCCTGACCGCCAGGAACGCGCCGTTCAAGCAGAACTTCGGCCCGTTCACCCCCGACATCCACCGCATTCCCGCGTCCTACCCGTACCGGGACCCGGAGGGCATGACCGGGGAACAGGCCGCCCGGCGCGCCCTGGAGGCACTGGACCGCCAGGTGGGCGGGGAGAACGTGGCCGCGGTAGTGGTGGAACCGGTCCAGGGCGAGGGCGGCTTCATCGTGCCGGCGGCGGGGTTCCTGCCCACGCTGGCCCGCTGGTGCCAGGAGCACGGGGCGCTCTTCGTCGCCGACGAGATCCAGAGCGGTTTCTGCCGCACCGGCGCGTGGTTCGCGAGCGAGCACGAGCACGTCGTACCGGACCTGGTCGTCACCGCCAAGGCCATCGCCGGCGGTCTGCCGCTGTCCGCCGTGACGGGGCGCGCCGAACTCATGGATGCCGTACAGCCCGGCGGCTTCGGGGGCACCTTCGGCGGCAATCCCGTGGCCTGCGCCGCGGCCCTCGCCTCGATACGCCTGATGCGCGACGGCGACCTTGCGGGACGGGCCCGCCACATCGGACAGGTCCTCTTCGTTCGGCTGGGCGCCCTCGCCGCCCGGCATGGCGCCCTGGCGGAGGTCCGGGGTCGCGGCGCGATGGTGGGCGTCGAGATCGTACGGCCCGACAGCGACCGGCCAGATGCCGAACTCGCCAGCCGCATCGCGGCAGCCTGCCAGGCACGGGGCGTTCTGCTGCTGACCGCCGGAACATACGGCAACGTGCTCAGGTTCCTCCCCTCGCTCGTCATGCCCGATGCGCTGCTGTCCGATGCTCTGGACGTCCTTGAGGAGTGCTGTGTACAGCTCATCGGCTGA
- a CDS encoding aldo/keto reductase produces the protein MEPLTELPSRRLGSVTVPAQGLGCLSMSSFYGVSDRAEAIATVHEAVDRGVALLDTADVQGLGEGERLLGAAVAGRRDRVLIATKVGLERSPTGEFLGVRGDRDYIRRRCEGSLRRLGVDNLDFYTKHWAAPGEHIEEAMGAMAELVGEGKVRHVCLSEVSADTIRRAHAVHPVSVVQSEWSLWSRGIEKDVVAVCRELGIGMVASCPLGRGFLTGGISSVRSLDRNEDFRHTLPRFTEDNIRRNLPLVERLRRLARRHGITVAQLALAWLHHQGDDVVPIPGTARRDHLRENLAAALVELTPEDLADIEAAVAPGDVHGERYGPFLMGLVGN, from the coding sequence GTGGAACCGCTCACCGAGCTGCCCAGCCGTCGTCTCGGCTCGGTCACCGTCCCCGCCCAGGGCCTGGGCTGCCTCAGCATGAGCTCCTTCTACGGGGTGTCCGACCGGGCCGAGGCCATCGCGACCGTGCACGAGGCGGTGGACCGCGGGGTCGCCCTGTTGGACACCGCGGACGTGCAGGGCCTCGGCGAGGGCGAGCGGCTCCTCGGCGCGGCCGTGGCAGGACGGCGCGACCGGGTTCTGATCGCCACCAAAGTGGGCCTGGAACGCTCGCCCACCGGCGAGTTCCTGGGCGTGCGCGGAGACCGTGACTACATCCGCCGCCGGTGCGAGGGCTCCCTGAGACGGCTGGGCGTGGACAACCTCGACTTCTACACCAAGCACTGGGCCGCCCCCGGAGAGCACATCGAGGAGGCCATGGGAGCGATGGCCGAACTCGTCGGCGAGGGCAAGGTGCGCCACGTCTGCCTGTCCGAAGTCTCCGCCGACACTATCCGCCGGGCTCACGCCGTCCATCCGGTGAGCGTGGTGCAGAGCGAATGGTCGCTGTGGAGCAGGGGAATCGAGAAGGACGTGGTCGCGGTCTGCCGGGAGCTGGGCATCGGCATGGTCGCCAGCTGCCCGCTCGGCCGCGGCTTCCTGACCGGAGGCATCTCGTCGGTACGGAGCCTCGACCGGAACGAGGACTTCCGGCACACCCTGCCGCGGTTCACCGAGGACAACATCCGGCGCAACCTCCCGCTCGTCGAACGGCTGAGGCGACTGGCCCGGCGGCACGGCATCACCGTCGCCCAGCTCGCCCTGGCATGGCTCCACCACCAGGGCGACGATGTGGTCCCCATCCCGGGGACCGCCCGCCGGGACCACCTGCGGGAGAACCTGGCGGCGGCCCTGGTCGAACTCACTCCCGAGGACCTGGCGGACATCGAGGCCGCGGTCGCACCCGGGGACGTGCACGGTGAGCGCTACGGTCCCTTCCTCATGGGGCTCGTGGGGAACTGA
- a CDS encoding asparagine synthase-related protein translates to MSAELPAATGFLATVRQDAASPPRPAFASLGYRAELREKVAGRQLAATLIHAGAPDGARAQGRDTAVLIAGELYNRAELRSLLSGDVPDTDAALVLALLGVYGVHTFRLLNGRFAAFIVKGERVLLATDHAGSVPLYVAAVPGRITAATEAKVLRTALDGTAIAAARPVPWLPGVHQVPAGTVLELAVDAGTGTAHRTWAPPLFRRILPEGEAVEAVRAALERAVRARAGTGTPLVVISGGIDSSSVAALAAGTRRTRIDTVSMGTEEHNEFPQARLVADHLGSAHREITVSTSDLLRRLPHAVWAAESTDPDIIEYLLPLTALYLGLGGTGRRILTGYGADIPLGGMHRENQLPELDSAVAVDMATFDGLNEMAPALSAIGGHWSTHPFWDRAVLDTLTCLEAGLKRRYGQDKWVLRAAMGDILPHQTLIRPKLGVHEGSGTTSAFSRLLTGAGLPDGQVHQAKRLVVQELFRQVVVDGLHPDEVDCVAVVQRVADRQTQPVP, encoded by the coding sequence GTGAGCGCGGAACTGCCCGCCGCCACCGGCTTCCTGGCCACTGTCCGGCAGGACGCGGCATCCCCGCCCCGGCCGGCCTTCGCCTCCCTCGGGTACCGGGCCGAGCTGCGGGAGAAGGTCGCGGGGCGGCAACTGGCGGCCACCCTGATCCACGCCGGTGCCCCCGACGGCGCCCGCGCACAGGGCCGGGACACCGCCGTACTCATCGCCGGAGAGCTCTACAACCGGGCAGAGCTGCGGTCGTTGCTGTCCGGCGACGTCCCGGACACCGATGCCGCACTCGTCCTCGCCCTCCTCGGCGTCTACGGCGTCCACACTTTCCGTCTCCTCAACGGGCGCTTCGCCGCCTTCATAGTCAAAGGCGAGCGTGTCCTGCTGGCCACCGACCACGCTGGCTCAGTTCCCCTGTACGTGGCGGCCGTGCCGGGCCGCATCACGGCGGCGACCGAGGCCAAGGTCCTCAGAACCGCCCTGGACGGGACCGCGATAGCCGCCGCCCGGCCCGTCCCCTGGCTGCCCGGCGTTCACCAGGTGCCGGCCGGCACAGTGCTGGAGCTGGCCGTCGACGCCGGAACCGGCACGGCGCACCGAACCTGGGCGCCGCCGCTGTTCCGCCGGATCCTGCCCGAGGGCGAGGCGGTCGAGGCGGTCCGAGCCGCCCTGGAGCGTGCGGTGCGTGCCCGCGCGGGCACCGGAACACCGCTGGTGGTGATCTCCGGCGGGATCGATTCCTCCAGCGTCGCCGCCCTGGCCGCCGGCACCCGGCGTACGAGGATCGACACGGTATCGATGGGCACCGAGGAGCACAACGAGTTCCCGCAGGCGCGCCTCGTCGCAGATCACCTCGGCTCCGCCCACCGGGAGATCACCGTGTCCACCTCGGACCTGCTGCGCCGGCTCCCGCACGCAGTCTGGGCGGCCGAGTCCACCGATCCCGACATCATCGAGTACCTCCTGCCGCTGACCGCGCTCTATCTGGGCCTGGGCGGCACTGGCCGGCGCATTCTGACCGGCTACGGAGCCGACATCCCCCTGGGTGGCATGCACCGGGAGAACCAGCTGCCGGAGTTGGACAGCGCCGTCGCCGTCGACATGGCCACCTTCGACGGCCTGAACGAGATGGCTCCGGCCCTCTCCGCCATCGGCGGCCACTGGTCCACGCACCCGTTCTGGGACCGCGCGGTGCTGGACACGCTCACCTGCCTGGAGGCCGGGCTCAAGCGCCGCTATGGGCAGGACAAATGGGTTCTTCGCGCGGCCATGGGCGACATCCTGCCGCACCAGACCCTCATCCGGCCCAAGCTCGGCGTGCACGAAGGCTCCGGCACGACCTCCGCCTTCAGTCGGCTGCTCACTGGCGCCGGCCTGCCCGACGGGCAGGTCCACCAGGCCAAGCGGCTCGTCGTACAGGAGCTGTTCCGCCAGGTCGTCGTCGACGGTCTGCACCCGGACGAGGTGGACTGCGTGGCCGTCGTACAGCGGGTCGCTGACCGCCAGACCCAACCCGTCCCCTGA
- the speB gene encoding agmatinase codes for MERIDINISPRYAQIPTFMRLPHDASPTGYDVVVIGAPYDSGASYRPGARFGPRAIRAESGLIHGVGIDRGPGTFDLIRCADAGDIDLTPFNMHIAMETAQRRLDELLEANSAFLMLGGDHSLTLAALRATARKHGPLAVLHLDAHSDTNPAFYGGEYHHGTPFRHAIEEKLIEPQRMLQIGIRGHNPQPNSLDYARGHGVRIVTADELSALDPADTARLIRDVIGDTPLYVSVDIDVVDPAFAPGTGTPAPGGPSSREILALLCTVGDLNPVGCDVMEVSPLYDHGGITSILATEIGAELLYQYARAHTPERKPS; via the coding sequence GTGGAACGCATCGACATCAACATCTCTCCCCGATACGCACAGATCCCCACCTTCATGCGCCTGCCCCACGACGCCTCCCCCACGGGATACGACGTCGTCGTCATCGGCGCCCCCTACGACTCGGGCGCCAGCTACCGGCCCGGCGCTCGCTTCGGTCCCCGCGCCATCCGCGCCGAATCCGGCCTCATCCACGGCGTGGGCATCGACCGTGGCCCCGGCACCTTCGATCTGATCCGCTGCGCGGACGCGGGCGACATCGACCTCACGCCCTTCAACATGCACATCGCGATGGAGACCGCACAGCGCCGGCTCGACGAGCTGCTCGAGGCCAACTCCGCCTTCCTCATGCTCGGCGGCGACCACTCGCTGACGCTGGCCGCACTGCGTGCGACGGCCCGCAAGCACGGCCCGCTCGCCGTGCTCCACCTCGACGCCCACTCCGACACCAACCCGGCCTTCTACGGCGGCGAATACCACCACGGCACTCCGTTCCGCCACGCCATCGAGGAGAAGCTCATCGAGCCGCAGCGCATGCTGCAGATCGGCATCCGCGGACACAATCCGCAGCCCAACTCCCTCGACTACGCGCGCGGCCACGGCGTACGCATCGTCACCGCCGACGAGTTGTCCGCGCTCGACCCCGCCGACACCGCCCGCCTCATCCGCGACGTGATCGGGGACACTCCCCTATACGTCTCGGTGGACATCGACGTCGTGGACCCCGCCTTCGCACCCGGCACCGGAACTCCCGCCCCCGGCGGGCCCTCCTCCCGAGAAATCCTGGCGCTGCTGTGCACCGTCGGCGACCTGAACCCCGTCGGATGCGACGTCATGGAGGTCTCCCCGCTCTACGACCACGGCGGTATCACGTCCATTCTGGCCACCGAGATCGGCGCAGAGCTCCTCTACCAGTACGCGCGAGCCCACACCCCGGAAAGGAAGCCCTCATGA
- the cs1 gene encoding clavaminate synthase Cs1 — translation MTLVDCTEHSAQLLALADRLPRVPRADLHGFLETAKAAAGELPAALADTLDTFNARGSQDGHLLLRGLPIEDDAALPPTPTSTPAPEDRPLLTMEAMLALIGRRIGLHTGYRELRSGTVYHDVYPSPGAHFLSSETSETQLEFHTEMAYHTLQPNYVMLACARADHEREAATLVASVRNALPLISAEDRDRLFDRSLPCCVDVAFRGGVDDPGAIADVKPLYGNPADPYLGYDRELLAPKNPRDVEAVATLSKALDEVTEAVHLVPGDVLIIDNFRTAHARTPFSPRWDSHDRWLHRVYIRTNRNDQLSGNERAGDVVGFSPRH, via the coding sequence ATGACCCTTGTGGACTGCACTGAGCACTCGGCGCAACTCCTCGCCTTGGCCGACCGGTTGCCGCGAGTCCCCCGCGCCGACCTGCACGGCTTCCTCGAGACGGCGAAGGCTGCGGCCGGCGAACTCCCCGCCGCGTTGGCCGACACGCTCGACACGTTCAACGCCCGTGGCAGCCAGGACGGCCATCTCCTGCTGCGCGGCCTGCCGATCGAGGACGACGCCGCCCTGCCGCCCACGCCCACGAGCACACCGGCCCCCGAGGACCGCCCGCTGCTCACCATGGAGGCCATGCTCGCCCTCATCGGCCGCCGCATCGGCCTGCACACCGGCTACCGTGAACTGCGCTCGGGCACCGTCTACCACGACGTCTATCCCTCCCCGGGCGCCCACTTTCTCTCCTCCGAAACCTCCGAAACGCAGCTTGAGTTCCACACGGAGATGGCGTACCACACCCTGCAGCCCAACTACGTCATGCTGGCCTGTGCCCGGGCGGACCACGAGCGCGAGGCGGCCACCTTGGTGGCCTCCGTGCGCAACGCCCTTCCGCTGATCTCCGCCGAGGACCGCGACCGCCTCTTCGACCGGTCCCTCCCGTGCTGTGTCGACGTAGCCTTCCGCGGTGGCGTCGACGACCCCGGTGCCATAGCCGACGTCAAGCCGCTCTACGGCAATCCGGCGGACCCCTACCTCGGTTACGACCGGGAGCTCCTCGCTCCGAAGAACCCGCGGGACGTCGAGGCCGTCGCCACTCTGTCCAAGGCGCTCGACGAGGTCACCGAGGCCGTCCACCTCGTGCCGGGCGACGTCCTGATCATCGACAACTTCCGCACTGCGCACGCCCGCACCCCCTTCTCTCCCCGCTGGGACAGCCACGACCGTTGGCTGCACCGCGTCTACATCCGCACCAACCGCAACGACCAGCTCAGCGGCAACGAACGAGCCGGTGACGTGGTCGGCTTCTCCCCGCGCCACTGA
- the argJ gene encoding bifunctional glutamate N-acetyltransferase/amino-acid acetyltransferase ArgJ, protein MTVTEVQEPQGFTIHTAPVGLADDGRDDLTVLLSTTPATVSAVFTKSRFAGPSVTLSREAAADLRARGVVVLARNANVATGTLGEQNAREVCALAAQATGVPEGELLIASTGVIGRQYPMDGIREHLKSLTPPFGGQGFGHAAHAIMTTDTRPKIASRRIGDATLTGIAKGVGMMEPDMATLLTFFATDARLDPQEQDRVFRRVMDRTFNAVSIDTDTSTSDTAALFANGQAGDVAPYDFEQALHEVALSLVKDIARDGEGASKLIEVRVSGARDDAQAKRVAKSVVNSPLVKTAVHGGDPNWGRIAMAIGKCSDDADIDQNDVTIRFGDTAVYPPHTTDTAAEESLLATVAEHMRGDEVVISVDLGIARGSFTAYGCDLTNEYIRLNAHYTT, encoded by the coding sequence ATGACCGTCACCGAAGTCCAGGAACCCCAGGGGTTCACCATTCACACCGCGCCGGTCGGACTGGCGGACGACGGCCGGGACGACCTGACCGTGCTGCTCTCCACCACGCCGGCCACCGTCAGCGCGGTCTTCACGAAGTCCCGTTTCGCCGGCCCCAGCGTCACCCTCAGCCGCGAGGCCGCGGCCGACCTCAGGGCTCGCGGCGTGGTCGTCCTCGCCCGCAACGCCAATGTCGCCACCGGCACGCTTGGCGAGCAGAACGCGCGTGAGGTGTGCGCTCTGGCAGCGCAGGCGACCGGAGTGCCTGAGGGCGAACTCCTGATTGCCTCCACGGGTGTGATCGGCCGTCAGTACCCCATGGACGGCATCCGCGAGCACCTGAAGTCCCTCACCCCGCCGTTCGGCGGACAGGGATTCGGCCACGCCGCCCATGCCATCATGACCACCGACACCCGTCCGAAGATCGCCTCCCGGCGCATCGGCGACGCCACGCTCACCGGCATCGCCAAGGGGGTTGGGATGATGGAACCCGACATGGCGACCCTGCTGACCTTCTTCGCTACGGACGCCCGGCTGGATCCTCAGGAGCAGGACCGCGTCTTCCGCCGGGTCATGGACCGCACGTTCAACGCCGTCAGCATCGACACCGACACCTCCACCAGCGACACAGCGGCGCTCTTCGCCAACGGGCAGGCCGGTGACGTCGCCCCGTACGACTTCGAGCAGGCCCTGCACGAGGTCGCCCTCAGCCTCGTCAAGGACATCGCCCGGGACGGGGAAGGGGCCAGCAAGCTGATCGAGGTCCGGGTGAGCGGCGCACGCGACGACGCGCAGGCAAAGCGGGTCGCCAAGTCGGTCGTGAACTCGCCCCTCGTCAAGACCGCCGTCCACGGCGGCGATCCCAACTGGGGCCGTATCGCCATGGCCATCGGCAAGTGCAGCGACGACGCCGACATCGACCAGAACGACGTCACGATCCGGTTCGGTGACACCGCCGTCTATCCGCCGCACACCACCGACACGGCCGCCGAGGAAAGCCTCCTCGCCACCGTCGCCGAGCACATGCGGGGCGACGAAGTCGTCATCAGCGTCGACCTCGGCATCGCGCGCGGGAGCTTCACCGCTTACGGCTGCGACCTCACCAACGAGTACATCCGCCTCAACGCCCACTACACCACCTGA
- a CDS encoding transposase codes for MRAGCAWRLLPHDLPPWQTVYHYWRRWQQEVRVGGDADRA; via the coding sequence CTGCGGGCCGGCTGTGCCTGGAGGCTGCTGCCGCACGACCTGCCGCCTTGGCAGACGGTTTACCACTACTGGCGGCGGTGGCAGCAAGAGGTGCGTGTGGGAGGGGATGCTGACAGGGCCTAG
- a CDS encoding flavin reductase family protein, producing MPGSASQAQSQSPPRHQSPDCTARADRDYRKLMRAFPTGVTVVTAIDADGTPRGSTCSSLTSVTLTPPTLLVSLDTTSPTLQALMARGNFAVNLLHARGRGAAEVFATRTADRFAHVSWCSSQSSNLPRLVDDAFAVAECQVAGTLAVGDHTIVLGEVTDVAHTPEVPLLYGFGQYSAWSAPNPQPEERTQQ from the coding sequence ATGCCAGGGAGTGCCAGCCAGGCCCAATCGCAGTCCCCCCCGCGCCACCAGAGCCCTGACTGCACCGCCCGGGCCGACCGCGACTACCGCAAGTTGATGCGGGCCTTCCCCACCGGAGTCACGGTGGTCACGGCCATCGACGCGGACGGCACCCCCCGCGGGTCCACCTGCTCCTCTCTCACCAGCGTGACCCTGACCCCGCCCACGCTGCTGGTCAGCCTGGACACGACAAGCCCGACCCTGCAGGCCCTCATGGCACGCGGAAACTTCGCGGTTAACCTGCTGCACGCCCGAGGCCGGGGCGCCGCAGAGGTGTTCGCCACCCGCACCGCCGACCGGTTCGCGCATGTGAGCTGGTGCTCATCTCAGAGCAGTAACCTGCCACGGCTCGTTGACGACGCCTTCGCCGTCGCCGAATGCCAGGTGGCAGGGACCCTGGCGGTCGGCGATCACACCATCGTGCTCGGAGAGGTCACCGATGTGGCACATACCCCGGAGGTCCCTCTTCTGTACGGCTTCGGGCAGTACTCCGCCTGGTCTGCGCCCAATCCGCAACCAGAGGAAAGAACGCAGCAATGA